The sequence GAAGATATTTGAGTAAAAATTTTTTTGTACCACTATCTATGATAACACCAGTGCTGTCTTCTCCCATACTGCAAGCAGTGTAAGTTTGATTATTATTATATTCTTCAAACACTGAGACCTCCATATCAACACTGTGTAATAAACCTTGTTTCCCATTTGACTGAAGTTTTCTAGAATCATTTTCTTCTAAGAAATTGCCAAGTCCTAACATTCTTGTATTTAATTTACTGGTTTTTACAGTCAGCCTGCAGTTTTCTGAGAATCTGCTTAACATCTTGCATAGCGGCAACCTATTTTTTGAAGCATTTGGCATCACAGGGCTTTCTTTTGATGTTCCAGATTTTAACAGACTTTCCTCACTGTGACTGATGCATCCAGCTATGTTAGACTCCACCATAAGTTTATTAGCACTCCCAGTATTTTCAGAAGTTACTAATATACATTTCATTTTCCAAGAGGCTGAGTCTTCAGGATAACCCTCCCCAGTCACGCTTGACCACTCATTTGCACTATCTCCAGAGTTGTTTGGTTCACAATGTGTATTCATATCCATGACAGTGTCTGCTTTTAGGTGACTAACTGTGAAAGTATTTCCTGGGCGCATCATTGAATGAAGCTCACATACTTGGTAATCAGCATCAACAACTGCACCAGTTTCCAGAGCATCCAATGCAATTCTGCTGCAAGCTTTCCGTTTGTTTCTAAACATTGGAACACATTCAGAACACTTCACATACTTAACTTTTTGTATAGAACAGTCTTTCTCTTCAGAGTCATTGCTCTGATCTGGCATATCAAAATCACTTTTACACCTTATTATGACATTTTTCCCAGAACCCACAAAACCATTCAGGTCTTTACTTTCTCCCCCACCTGTTAGCAAATTAGTTCTAGAAGGATCTGTTCTAACCTTCCACGTACAAGTCCTGCATCCCGATTCTTGACAATCAAGCTTTTGGAGGAGGAAAGCATTCTTCTTATAAGGGTTTGCATATATGATCTGTGACTTAACAGATGCCTGAGGTTCTTTATGTACTGGCTGCTCCTTATCTgaagttttttcttcttttttgtgtACATATTCTCTCTCAGGGCAGCCCAGTTCTTTGCCCATGTTGACTTTTGCAGTAGACAGAATCTCAGCACCCTCTTCTAAGTTTTCTGAAGAACAGTTAAATGTACTACTCATAAAGGAATTTGTATGTcctttgtcttcccaagtacaggaaaaagcagcttttcctgcCAAGTTAGTTTCAAGGAAACCAACAACTTTCTTAAGACTGAGATTTAGATCAGGAGATCTTGTGGATTCCGAGCCAATTCCCACTTGCACATGAGAACTGGTTTCCTCATTATTTATACAGCATTTCTCCAAGTCCTTTTGAGTAGAAAAAGTCAAATCACTTCTATAATCCATTTCTGAAGTAGGCTGGCAAATAATctctgaaatattatttttcttcacaacATTCTTTTCCCTCTTCAGTGAACCTAAGCAAGTCTCAGTCACCAATTCCTTGCTTTGTTTATTTGACTTCCCTTCTATTTTACcacatttaatattttcagttatCAAGAGCTGAGTCAGAGGTTTTGCAAACTGTTCCTGAGAAATAGGATTACTTTCTATTAAGATAGATTCAATAGTACTGCCTCTTGCTAGCAACTCACCGCAATCTTCTGGATTAAATCTGACTTCAGTCTCTAGAGATTCAAACAATCTAAAGTTTTGAGATTTGGACTCCCCACATTCTAATGTCTTATGTAAGTTTTCAGATTGTTTTATTTCACCATTCACTTCTCTAAAATCTAACACAGAAGATTCACACTTAGCTACACCGCTTGCTGCACCAATAGTGCATGCTGTCTTTGGTAGTGCAATTGTATTTTCTAAGTTCAACTTCCTCTGAAATAAACTGCTACCATCTTCCTCATTATGTGATTTACTTTGTAAACCTACCACCTCCTCTGTATCTACTATTTTTACCTCTTCTGCACTATGGAGTAACTCTGACAATTCAGCTATTTCTAGATCATTTCCTCTCTTAAATTTCATAGTTAGCTCAGTAGTTGGAGCTCTGGTTATATGCATGTCTTCAGTTTTGAGCTGTTCATCTTCTGGAAAGACTGACAAAGTTCTGATTCCTTCAGCAGCAGATACAGGTAAATAATGCCTAGAGACTTTAACAGTCTCTGGTTCACATTCTCTGTTCACTTTGTCTTTTGTTTGCATATGTTGTTTCTCCAGAATCTTTTCATTGTCATATTTTATTTCGGAGCACTGCGAGTGTGCAGAGATCTCAATAGCTCCAGCCATATTAGTTAATTTGACTAcattttttgatttattttcaacCACTTCATTTTTCATCAACAAAGCAGATTTTTCCTCAGCATCTTCTCTTTGAAGCACATTGCCTTGCTCAGATAGCAGATTTTGAGGAACAGATGCTTCTCTGGGagtttctctctgtgcttccaatTCCTCTCTCTCTGTATTCACTAATTCACCACATTTTTCATGTGTACCTTCATTATCAACAGCTCTAATTAAGGTTACATTCTCCTCTGTTTCCTGTACCACACTACATTTTTCTATCTGATTCTGAGGCTTTAAACACTGTAACATAAAATCTGCTGAAGAATCTCCCTCTTCACTGTCCATGTCCTCACCATTTCCTTTCTGTTCTTTCATGTCTTCTGATTTGTGTGCTGTTGCTCCAATTAGTTCTCTGTTCTCAGTTTCCACATCCCCAGAATTCTCCTCCAAACAATTTTTGTTAGTTACCATGTTTGTAATTAGAGTAGCACCTTCAGCTTGCtttctttcagcttctttctcctccttgctTGACATCTTAGGACTGATATGAATATTCTTTTCATTCCAACTCAGATTAAGTGAGATTTCTGCATCAAAACCATGCTCACATGATTTGCACTTTCTGTTACACTCATCACTGGGGCCAATTACATTACAACTTGGAGGCTGAACTTGGTTTTCTTCTAAAATACCCTCCACTGCAGAAGTACTGCAGTCATCTTCTTCATCACTGGAACCTGTGACTTCTCCCAAGAACATATCCTtcaatcaaaaaaaaaccaaagttaATAATCTGAACCCCAGTATCAGCTTTAGGACCTACTTTTCTAAACAAGTACACTTAAGGCCCTGACATGCAATGTTTTTGAGAGATTAAGGCTGGTCAACAAACTTACAGCCCTCTCCATCATTGCTCTTCATAGTGAATGAAAGTACCTCTGTAAAAACTAGGAGACTTCTTTATCTACCTACTTGCATTCTAAAATTACCAGAAAAAAGCATTTGAAGAAGCATTTAACTTTCAAGTTCTGGAATTTTGCTATGAAAGCCAGGCTTATATTGAACACAAATTGGGACTTAAGGTCTGCACTACTGGGAAATTATGACAGCAAGTTGAGACATAGGCAACTGTGTACTGGTTTTGGCTAGgatagttaattttcttcacagtagctaCTGTGGGGGTATGCTTTAAATTTGTGCTGAAAATGGTGTTAATAATATAGAGatgttttcattattgctgAATGGTGCATGCACAGCATCAAGggcttttctgcttctcctaCTGCCAAACTGGTGAGAGCGCTGGGGGGTGCACAGGAAGCTGGAATGAGATGCAGTTTGGACAGTTGACCCCAACAAACTAAAGAGACATCCTATACCATTATGGCATCATGCTGAGCATATaaagagagggaaggaaggaagggtggGACATTTGGACTGATGACATTTatcttcccaagtcaccattATGCATGATGGAGCCCTGATGACCTGCTTGCTCATGTGAAAgagtgaatgaattccttgttctACTTTGCTTGCATACACAGCTTTTCCtattaaactgtttttatctcaacccacataAAACACTTTTACTCTTCTAATTCTCCCCAGGATCCTGCTGGTGGGGAATTAAAGCTGTTGTGTGGTACTTAGTTTTTGCCTGGGGTTAAATCATGACACATACACTTCCAAAGATTATGTTCTTGCTCCCTTCTGCAGGCCGTATCTACAAGGTTAAAGAAGTAGCCATATGGATCTAAACACACAGAGACCTTTTCAGTGCATGAGTAACTAATactgatacaaaaaaaaaaaaaccaaaaaaacaaaaaaaaccaaaaaaaacccaaaaccaaacaaataaacaaaaatagcCACGGAATATAAGATCATTATTTCTTCAGTAATTTTAAGACCAAGTTAAGTGCCACGTCAGATGCATCCTGAAACTCACCCGTGTAGTCAGTGGTGAAAGCTGTACTGGAGAAAGTAGAGCAGGAAGAGGTCTGGCCCAATTCAATATATCCATCACATTTCCACCTGGGTCAATCTCCTCCTGATTAGAGAAGCCTGAAGtgctgtgctccctgcctgTCTGTGTTATCACACCTACATTTTTACCCTCACCACTGTGCAGCTGTTCTTCAGTAGTCCTGTTCACAGCACAATCATCTCCAAAAGGCTCAGTACTTGATTGAATTATCTTCGCTGTTACAGAATCTTGCTTTACAGCACTTTCCTCTGAAGGACACCAAGGCAGAGTTTTGCCATCACACTTCCTAATCTTTTGGTGGATTTGTACAGTGTctaagacagaaaaatatggttaagaat comes from Lonchura striata isolate bLonStr1 chromosome 1, bLonStr1.mat, whole genome shotgun sequence and encodes:
- the ICE1 gene encoding little elongation complex subunit 1 isoform X1, with protein sequence MMPGETPPPSAGTEAAGRACANCGVLQQNLNEYVAALIALKQKIIDGDRLLTEYQQKCTELQFAEREISALRCQVEKMLQKILPLEKYQEELGSLKAELEEKKSSLKIYRESQLEYVKIKEEILNSDAVRKKLETKVKKLEEAATKHTQDFRQLKTEKKRLEKELKKVQGKLDGVIKEKCRKFKHAETQSSGEDLATDIDKGRVKLLLEELWLCIDRATGKRENEKNDPVLASIWDKKWSNKRRLTITEDTVQIHQKIRKCDGKTLPWCPSEESAVKQDSVTAKIIQSSTEPFGDDCAVNRTTEEQLHSGEGKNVGVITQTGREHSTSGFSNQEEIDPGGNVMDILNWARPLPALLSPVQLSPLTTRDMFLGEVTGSSDEEDDCSTSAVEGILEENQVQPPSCNVIGPSDECNRKCKSCEHGFDAEISLNLSWNEKNIHISPKMSSKEEKEAERKQAEGATLITNMVTNKNCLEENSGDVETENRELIGATAHKSEDMKEQKGNGEDMDSEEGDSSADFMLQCLKPQNQIEKCSVVQETEENVTLIRAVDNEGTHEKCGELVNTEREELEAQRETPREASVPQNLLSEQGNVLQREDAEEKSALLMKNEVVENKSKNVVKLTNMAGAIEISAHSQCSEIKYDNEKILEKQHMQTKDKVNRECEPETVKVSRHYLPVSAAEGIRTLSVFPEDEQLKTEDMHITRAPTTELTMKFKRGNDLEIAELSELLHSAEEVKIVDTEEVVGLQSKSHNEEDGSSLFQRKLNLENTIALPKTACTIGAASGVAKCESSVLDFREVNGEIKQSENLHKTLECGESKSQNFRLFESLETEVRFNPEDCGELLARGSTIESILIESNPISQEQFAKPLTQLLITENIKCGKIEGKSNKQSKELVTETCLGSLKREKNVVKKNNISEIICQPTSEMDYRSDLTFSTQKDLEKCCINNEETSSHVQVGIGSESTRSPDLNLSLKKVVGFLETNLAGKAAFSCTWEDKGHTNSFMSSTFNCSSENLEEGAEILSTAKVNMGKELGCPEREYVHKKEEKTSDKEQPVHKEPQASVKSQIIYANPYKKNAFLLQKLDCQESGCRTCTWKVRTDPSRTNLLTGGGESKDLNGFVGSGKNVIIRCKSDFDMPDQSNDSEEKDCSIQKVKYVKCSECVPMFRNKRKACSRIALDALETGAVVDADYQVCELHSMMRPGNTFTVSHLKADTVMDMNTHCEPNNSGDSANEWSSVTGEGYPEDSASWKMKCILVTSENTGSANKLMVESNIAGCISHSEESLLKSGTSKESPVMPNASKNRLPLCKMLSRFSENCRLTVKTSKLNTRMLGLGNFLEENDSRKLQSNGKQGLLHSVDMEVSVFEEYNNNQTYTACSMGEDSTGVIIDSGTKKFLLKYLPNPELSDIRCSCQTVGQLSEPQMTVFEKLPMVESESCTLKKSNKCECKEQEPSEVLTVSTKAAAQKMHTKLSKKLFQGKRKIKTLEVTQPVLANANTSLAKKCSSEMINKIREEIGPPLPPLLLPLIATPPKTACTVSPVISTGQCSLLSPLDDLISPLCKTPVLPLMSPLTDTPTVKSALLFSPPSPSEMAVGRRIRSSPLKFCTSIPKHALPVPGRFPLFAAVSDGPSAPQENSVKILDTMYPELSARARTLNILKGNIQLNRCTFSDSQSLPGPVSQAGGFKAIASASTAFVKAGNNLKSDSSKDEDKDVQNQQLFSNHLRKRTLLQVSMPRSAKRLRLDSEPPRMESSDITAVRHTKNTISEMQKAFHGKSCEIGDSSQCSNLEESLPVKKDSDCQKVYLALKKIAESCFDLLPVIKGHVYVGNISKIPVMRDEEREVVYEFGIKNKHLAESLLHVILNKLKAQKNSINYNFSQALCRVYAGICRQLGDLERARLFCYSLLKEDFPDSEKLILFITNVWSDIFVFEGAINKAMQLVVRQSASNEMLACLSAYLNWEQSSSLDAGIMVSNLLLEMQSCTKVEFHLSEQYGEDLSEDAWQYIFAVDLLCSHMKWDWTHDNVISKVLWPSMDNWIKKRKGHETAQSIRDSVIALTLRLIGRLGQIGLKEGCLAAVKNISSVVGLFVQHAKEEAIPWGVQLAAVYSLCDLGSSNPEGIVEVIHAWRAKVHNNIPSAITNGIAEITSLCEMELN
- the ICE1 gene encoding little elongation complex subunit 1 isoform X2: MLQKILPLEKYQEELGSLKAELEEKKSSLKIYRESQLEYVKIKEEILNSDAVRKKLETKVKKLEEAATKHTQDFRQLKTEKKRLEKELKKVQGKLDGVIKEKCRKFKHAETQSSGEDLATDIDKGRVKLLLEELWLCIDRATGKRENEKNDPVLASIWDKKWSNKRRLTITEDTVQIHQKIRKCDGKTLPWCPSEESAVKQDSVTAKIIQSSTEPFGDDCAVNRTTEEQLHSGEGKNVGVITQTGREHSTSGFSNQEEIDPGGNVMDILNWARPLPALLSPVQLSPLTTRDMFLGEVTGSSDEEDDCSTSAVEGILEENQVQPPSCNVIGPSDECNRKCKSCEHGFDAEISLNLSWNEKNIHISPKMSSKEEKEAERKQAEGATLITNMVTNKNCLEENSGDVETENRELIGATAHKSEDMKEQKGNGEDMDSEEGDSSADFMLQCLKPQNQIEKCSVVQETEENVTLIRAVDNEGTHEKCGELVNTEREELEAQRETPREASVPQNLLSEQGNVLQREDAEEKSALLMKNEVVENKSKNVVKLTNMAGAIEISAHSQCSEIKYDNEKILEKQHMQTKDKVNRECEPETVKVSRHYLPVSAAEGIRTLSVFPEDEQLKTEDMHITRAPTTELTMKFKRGNDLEIAELSELLHSAEEVKIVDTEEVVGLQSKSHNEEDGSSLFQRKLNLENTIALPKTACTIGAASGVAKCESSVLDFREVNGEIKQSENLHKTLECGESKSQNFRLFESLETEVRFNPEDCGELLARGSTIESILIESNPISQEQFAKPLTQLLITENIKCGKIEGKSNKQSKELVTETCLGSLKREKNVVKKNNISEIICQPTSEMDYRSDLTFSTQKDLEKCCINNEETSSHVQVGIGSESTRSPDLNLSLKKVVGFLETNLAGKAAFSCTWEDKGHTNSFMSSTFNCSSENLEEGAEILSTAKVNMGKELGCPEREYVHKKEEKTSDKEQPVHKEPQASVKSQIIYANPYKKNAFLLQKLDCQESGCRTCTWKVRTDPSRTNLLTGGGESKDLNGFVGSGKNVIIRCKSDFDMPDQSNDSEEKDCSIQKVKYVKCSECVPMFRNKRKACSRIALDALETGAVVDADYQVCELHSMMRPGNTFTVSHLKADTVMDMNTHCEPNNSGDSANEWSSVTGEGYPEDSASWKMKCILVTSENTGSANKLMVESNIAGCISHSEESLLKSGTSKESPVMPNASKNRLPLCKMLSRFSENCRLTVKTSKLNTRMLGLGNFLEENDSRKLQSNGKQGLLHSVDMEVSVFEEYNNNQTYTACSMGEDSTGVIIDSGTKKFLLKYLPNPELSDIRCSCQTVGQLSEPQMTVFEKLPMVESESCTLKKSNKCECKEQEPSEVLTVSTKAAAQKMHTKLSKKLFQGKRKIKTLEVTQPVLANANTSLAKKCSSEMINKIREEIGPPLPPLLLPLIATPPKTACTVSPVISTGQCSLLSPLDDLISPLCKTPVLPLMSPLTDTPTVKSALLFSPPSPSEMAVGRRIRSSPLKFCTSIPKHALPVPGRFPLFAAVSDGPSAPQENSVKILDTMYPELSARARTLNILKGNIQLNRCTFSDSQSLPGPVSQAGGFKAIASASTAFVKAGNNLKSDSSKDEDKDVQNQQLFSNHLRKRTLLQVSMPRSAKRLRLDSEPPRMESSDITAVRHTKNTISEMQKAFHGKSCEIGDSSQCSNLEESLPVKKDSDCQKVYLALKKIAESCFDLLPVIKGHVYVGNISKIPVMRDEEREVVYEFGIKNKHLAESLLHVILNKLKAQKNSINYNFSQALCRVYAGICRQLGDLERARLFCYSLLKEDFPDSEKLILFITNVWSDIFVFEGAINKAMQLVVRQSASNEMLACLSAYLNWEQSSSLDAGIMVSNLLLEMQSCTKVEFHLSEQYGEDLSEDAWQYIFAVDLLCSHMKWDWTHDNVISKVLWPSMDNWIKKRKGHETAQSIRDSVIALTLRLIGRLGQIGLKEGCLAAVKNISSVVGLFVQHAKEEAIPWGVQLAAVYSLCDLGSSNPEGIVEVIHAWRAKVHNNIPSAITNGIAEITSLCEMELN